The DNA sequence CGGACGACCTGGTCCGCGTGACGCGGATCCACGCCGAGGCGAATCGCAACGTCGACGGTCTCGTCGAACTTTGCAAACGCCGCCTTCTTGACGAGCTCGAGCGCCGTCTTCGGCTGGTACTGCGACTCCAGCTGACGCGACTCCGCCGCCTTGAGGAACTTCTTTCCGTGAGTACGCATCAGCCGATGACCTCCACGCCCATCGAACGCGCCGCGCCGGCGATCATCGCCATAGCGGACTCGACCGACTCCGTGTTCAGATCGGGCATCTTGAGCTCGGCAATCACCTTGATCTGCGCCTTGGTGATCTTGCCGACCTTGTTACGGTTGGGCTGACCTGACCCCTTCTCCAGTCCAATCGCCTTCTTGATGAGGATCGCCGCAGGCGGCGTCTTCAGAATGAAGGTGAAAGACTTGTCGGTATAAATCGTGATCTCGACCGGGAGAATCGTATCCTGGCCCTGCGTCCGAGCGTTAAACTCTTTGCAGAACGCCATGATGTTGATTCCCTGCGGGCCGAGCGCGGTACCGACCGGCGGGGCCGGGTTCGCCTTACCTGCAGGAATCTGCAGTTTGACGAAACCAGCGACCTTCTTTGCCATGGGACTCCCCTAGACACGTGAAGCGGACCACGGCCGATGCGCGAGAACCGCGATCGGAGAGTGGTGCCGCTGACTGCCACGGTGTGTTTAACGTCGTTGTGGTAGCCGACGGTGCGCTTCTCGCTGTGTTGCAGCTGCCCCGCGCAAGGGCACGATCTCTTCTATTGAACTGCGACTGCTACTGCTGTTTACGTAGACCGTTATCGGTACATCGTTCACCGAAAACGACCGAACAATACGAAGTTAGTGCGCCTTCAACTGCAGGTAATCGAGCTCCACCGACGTCGGCCGGCCGAACAACGACACCGACACGCGAACCTTCCCCTTGTCCGGCATCACTTCTTCAACCGTTCCATTGAAATCCGTGAACGGTCCTTCCGTGATCGCCACGGCCTGACCCACGAGGAACGGAATCTCTTCCTTTGGTACTTCTTCCACGGCTTCGTCGGCAATGCCGAGGAGGCGGTTCACTTCATCCGTGCGCAACGCCTGCGGCTCGCGATCCTTGCCGATGAACTTGATCACACCCTGGATCCCGTTCACCTGGTGCAACGTCTCCTGGTTCACGACCATTTCGACGAGCACGTAGCCCGGATACACCTTCCGCTCGACCGTCACCTTCTTGCCATTCTTGATCTCGACCACCTGCTCTGTCGGGACCAACGCCTGCCGCACAAGACGATGTTCCGCAGGCGTGAGATCAGCTTCGATCTTGCGCAGGAGCAGCGTCTTCACCTTGTTCTCGTGCCCAGACGTGGTCTGGACCGCGTACCACCGATGCGTCACCTCAGCCCCCGAAGAGCGCTGGGATCCATCGAACCAGCACGCTCTGCAGCAACAGATCCATCAGCCAGATCACGCCGCCAATCAACAGCGACAGCGAAATGACGCCAATGGACAACTGGCGCACCTGCGGCATGTCGGGCCACGTCACTTTGCGCATTTCGGCCATGACGTCGTGATAAAACGTCACGACGCGCTGCACCGGGCTCAGCTGAGGAGCGGCAACAGGTACGGCCATTACTTGGTTTCCTTATGCACGACGTGCTTGTTGCACCGCGGGCAATACTTCTTCCACTCGACGCGCTCCGGATGGGTGCGCTTGTTCTTCATCGTGAAGTAGTTGCGGTTCTTGCAGTCGCCACAGGCGAGGATAATCTTTTCGCGAGCCATAGCCCGTTATCTCTTTGGTTGCGCCTTCGTGTATTGACGGTTCACGGTTGACCGTCCCCGTGGCACATTCGCGCCATGAACAACACCTGCAACAACACCTGCAACAACACCCTCACAAACACGTGCACCAACGCTGTCACCTGCCGTCCTGCGAGAGCACGCAATCGGGATCGAACCGATGACCTCATCCTTACCAAGGATGTGCTCTACCGACTGAGCTATGCGTGCAACGCGACTGCCTTCCACATCCCGCAGCAACGCCCCGCTGTCCCGCTTGTCCCGCTTGTCCCGCTTGTTCAGCTTGTTCAGCCGACCTTAGCCGCCCATCGCGTCGTCGGCCCCCTCGTCAGTCCGTGCTGCAACGACCTACGCACTGCAGAGCGGGAGACGGGGCTCGAACCCGCGACATCAAGCTTGGAAGGCTTGCGCTCTACCAGCTGAGCTACTCCCGCAAACCTCAATCGTACCTGCCGTACACTTCACTTACACTTCACTTACACTTCACTGCTGGCGCGCCGACCTTCACCGCACCAACCACACATATCAATGGTGGGGGAAGGATTCGAACCTTCGAAGGCTTGCGCCGGCAGATTTACAGTCTGCTCCCGTTGGCCACTTAGGTACCCCACCGCAGCGTGACCGTTCTGCCACGCCTATGGCCCAAGTCCGACTTACATCGACAGCAGAGCTGACGGCGAGAATCGAACTCGCAACCGCCTGATTACAAATCAGGTGCTCTGCCAATTGAGCTACGTCAGCGGCAGGCCATTTGCGCGAGACTCTTAGAATACCTTGCTGGCTGCCTCTAGTCAAGCCGTTGAGGCGCACAGCGTTAGGACTCGCCGGCAGGCCGTTCTCGCCCCTCAGCGAACCTTCTTCCAGCGCGTCCCGGCCGTACCGTCTTCAATCGCTATCCCCTTGTCTTCCAACATCTTGCGGATGCGATCGGCCTCAGCAAAATCCCGCCGCTGGCGGGCGGCCACCCGGTCGCGCAACAACGACTCTACCCACGACACGAGTTCGGCGTCGTCCACGACCCGGTCTGGCACGATGTCGAACACGGCGTTGACCTGACGGAATGCCTCGCGGGCCCGCCCCAGCGCCTCGACGCTCTCACCACCGCTATCAAACTCGCGATTCGCCGCCGTGATGAACTCAAACAGCGCGGCCATGCCGCGCGGCGCGTTGAGGTCATCAGCAAAGGCCGTCGTCGCCTCGACGAGCAGCGTTTCCGCCGCTTCCGCAAGCGCGGTCGTTCCGGCCGACTCACGCTGCAAGCGCTCCACGAAATCGCCCACGCGACGCACCGCTTCAATCGATCCTTCCAGCGCCTCGCCCGAGAGATTCAGCTGCTTGCGATAGTGCGTCGAGAACATAAAGTGCCGCACCGCCGCCGCACT is a window from the Gemmatimonadota bacterium genome containing:
- the rplK gene encoding 50S ribosomal protein L11, giving the protein MAKKVAGFVKLQIPAGKANPAPPVGTALGPQGINIMAFCKEFNARTQGQDTILPVEITIYTDKSFTFILKTPPAAILIKKAIGLEKGSGQPNRNKVGKITKAQIKVIAELKMPDLNTESVESAMAMIAGAARSMGVEVIG
- the nusG gene encoding transcription termination/antitermination protein NusG translates to MTHRWYAVQTTSGHENKVKTLLLRKIEADLTPAEHRLVRQALVPTEQVVEIKNGKKVTVERKVYPGYVLVEMVVNQETLHQVNGIQGVIKFIGKDREPQALRTDEVNRLLGIADEAVEEVPKEEIPFLVGQAVAITEGPFTDFNGTVEEVMPDKGKVRVSVSLFGRPTSVELDYLQLKAH
- the secE gene encoding preprotein translocase subunit SecE: MAVPVAAPQLSPVQRVVTFYHDVMAEMRKVTWPDMPQVRQLSIGVISLSLLIGGVIWLMDLLLQSVLVRWIPALFGG
- the rpmG gene encoding 50S ribosomal protein L33, which produces MAREKIILACGDCKNRNYFTMKNKRTHPERVEWKKYCPRCNKHVVHKETK